The proteins below are encoded in one region of Nevskiales bacterium:
- a CDS encoding ATP cone domain-containing protein produces the protein MQTAAGAIATDISENKNLPRAGLASEPSTAEMVATAPGGFKVIRRNGKVTPFDASKIELALTKAFLAVEGSNAAASTRIHQTVKSLTAQVV, from the coding sequence ATGCAAACCGCCGCCGGCGCCATTGCCACCGATATTTCCGAGAACAAGAACCTGCCGCGCGCCGGCTTGGCCAGTGAACCCAGTACCGCCGAGATGGTCGCTACGGCCCCGGGCGGCTTCAAGGTCATCCGCCGCAACGGCAAGGTCACACCCTTCGACGCCAGCAAGATCGAGCTGGCCCTGACCAAGGCCTTCCTGGCCGTGGAGGGCAGCAATGCCGCCGCCAGCACGCGCATCCACCAGACGGTGAAGTCGCTGACCGCGCAAGTGGTGC